Proteins found in one Pseudomonas sp. P8_241 genomic segment:
- a CDS encoding recombinase family protein, whose product MPVAYSYIRFSSAQQQHGASLARQQEMVGKWLVANPTYTRSELSFQDLGKSGWSGEHLDNAFGRLLAAVENGVIKAGDVVLIEAIDRAGRLEPMEMLPLLSKIVNAGVDIVSLDDGITYNRASVNSNHLFLLVAKVQQAYNYSDNLSRRVKDAYARKRVKAAKGEFTERRTPLWLENTGTEVKLVADLAPFIVQIFQDYAAGIGERRILARVRGKHPLLETLNPTTIKKWLRNPTAIGRWQPWPVDGVEQTPIEDVYPAVVSKELWYRVQKQLESGAKIKGVSKVYLLSGLVVCGRCGKNFGVVDTKRSPAAMLCMSRHRLGEAGCTNSKSIPYSVLEYILSNTYYEPLERALAGQHLTAGEKREIEIEGELVELRKQSENAAEGLVKYGMLKAITDVLDKVTASIQALEEERALLKTAPPPPFIAVINAQYDLRENDPVKLGALLRGAGYKIICDGGDIVVNEAVSNVNDLPVQKFQYSRFNRKTGLYELTENGYPVTHLHMVGSAAYEKIRARDIAVFEKTGWMEVEDNLRPYEL is encoded by the coding sequence ATGCCAGTGGCGTACAGCTATATCCGCTTCTCTTCCGCCCAACAGCAGCACGGTGCATCCCTCGCCCGACAACAGGAAATGGTCGGCAAGTGGCTCGTGGCGAACCCCACCTACACACGTAGTGAACTGAGCTTTCAAGACCTTGGGAAATCTGGCTGGAGCGGTGAACACCTCGACAACGCTTTTGGTCGTCTACTGGCGGCTGTTGAGAACGGTGTAATAAAGGCTGGCGATGTGGTGCTGATCGAGGCCATCGACCGGGCTGGGCGTCTGGAGCCTATGGAGATGTTGCCGCTGCTATCCAAGATCGTGAATGCTGGTGTGGACATCGTTTCACTGGACGATGGGATCACTTACAACCGGGCATCTGTGAACAGCAATCACCTGTTCCTGCTGGTGGCGAAAGTCCAGCAGGCTTACAACTACAGCGACAACCTGAGCCGTCGCGTCAAAGACGCATACGCACGCAAAAGGGTAAAGGCAGCCAAGGGCGAGTTTACAGAACGTCGTACGCCGCTCTGGCTGGAGAACACCGGCACGGAAGTTAAGCTGGTGGCCGACCTTGCACCGTTTATTGTCCAGATCTTCCAAGACTACGCAGCAGGGATTGGAGAACGTCGAATCCTGGCCCGGGTTCGTGGAAAACATCCGCTGTTGGAGACTTTGAACCCCACCACTATCAAGAAGTGGCTGAGGAACCCAACGGCGATTGGTCGCTGGCAGCCTTGGCCTGTCGATGGAGTGGAGCAAACGCCCATAGAGGATGTGTACCCGGCTGTTGTATCCAAGGAGCTTTGGTACAGGGTGCAGAAGCAGTTGGAGTCTGGCGCCAAGATCAAGGGTGTATCAAAGGTCTATCTGCTTTCTGGGTTGGTGGTATGTGGCCGCTGCGGCAAGAACTTCGGTGTGGTGGACACCAAGCGCTCCCCTGCTGCAATGCTGTGCATGTCCCGTCACCGACTCGGTGAAGCTGGGTGCACCAACAGCAAATCCATCCCGTATTCAGTGCTGGAGTACATCCTGTCTAACACCTACTACGAACCACTTGAACGGGCTCTGGCTGGGCAACATCTCACCGCTGGCGAGAAGCGTGAGATTGAAATCGAAGGTGAACTGGTCGAGCTGCGAAAGCAGAGTGAGAACGCGGCTGAAGGGTTGGTGAAGTACGGCATGCTGAAGGCAATCACTGACGTACTGGACAAGGTGACGGCCAGCATTCAGGCACTGGAGGAGGAACGCGCACTACTGAAGACTGCACCACCACCGCCATTCATTGCTGTAATCAATGCCCAGTACGACCTACGCGAGAACGACCCTGTAAAGCTCGGTGCACTGCTACGTGGCGCCGGATACAAGATCATCTGTGACGGTGGTGACATCGTTGTAAACGAAGCAGTGAGCAACGTTAACGACCTGCCCGTACAGAAGTTCCAGTACAGCAGATTCAACCGAAAGACTGGCCTGTACGAACTGACAGAAAATGGCTATCCCGTCACGCACCTGCACATGGTTGGCAGTGCTGCTTACGAAAAAATCCGTGCAAGAGACATAGCGGTGTTTGAGAAGACTGGTTGGATGGAGGTTGAAGACAACCTAAGGCCGTACGAGCTGTAA
- the aceK gene encoding bifunctional isocitrate dehydrogenase kinase/phosphatase, with protein MPQQWPAADIARLILDGFDDYREHFRQITDGARARFEQAKWQETQSASAARINLYEEKVSETVERLRTAFDTDTLDVSCWPLVKSAYISLIDLRFDDELSETWYNSIFCGLFSHDLISDGCMFIHTTRPSLRRARAAQTRTYKPHGQLSGMLASIFADYRFSEEYADLPGDLKRLEAQLRENLPDWVCKDPELSVELFSSVLYRNKGAYLVGRIYTADEQWPLAIPLLHLEGRGIQIDALITDEADVSIIFSFTRSYFMVDVPVPAEFIGFLKRILPGKHIAELYTSIGFYKHGKSEFYRALINHLASTDDQFIMAPGVRGMVMSVFTLPGFNTVFKIIKDRFSPSKNVDRATVIEKYRLVKSVDRVGRMADTQEFADFRFPLSKFDPACLEELLEVAPSTVSVEGDTVLIRHCWTERRMTPLNLYLENANEAQVREALEDYGLAIKQLAAANIFPGDMLLKNFGVTRHGRVVFYDYDEICFLTEANFRHIPQPRTPEDEMASEPWYSIGPLDVFPEEFPPFLFADFGQRRLFDQLHGELYNADYWKSLQEAIRGGKVIDVFPYRRKGHDTE; from the coding sequence ATGCCGCAGCAATGGCCAGCCGCCGATATCGCCCGCTTGATCCTCGATGGCTTTGACGATTACCGCGAGCATTTCCGCCAGATCACCGACGGCGCCCGGGCCCGTTTCGAACAGGCCAAGTGGCAGGAGACTCAATCGGCGTCAGCGGCGCGGATCAATCTGTACGAAGAAAAGGTCAGTGAAACGGTGGAGCGACTGCGCACCGCGTTTGATACCGACACCCTGGACGTCAGTTGCTGGCCGCTGGTAAAAAGCGCCTACATCAGCCTGATCGACCTGCGTTTCGACGATGAACTGTCCGAGACCTGGTACAACTCGATCTTCTGCGGGCTGTTCAGCCATGACCTGATCAGCGACGGCTGCATGTTCATCCACACTACCCGGCCGAGCCTGCGCCGGGCCCGCGCTGCGCAAACCCGCACCTATAAGCCTCATGGGCAATTGTCCGGCATGCTCGCGAGCATTTTTGCCGACTACCGCTTCAGCGAGGAATACGCCGACCTGCCCGGCGACCTCAAGCGCCTCGAAGCGCAGTTGCGCGAGAACCTTCCGGACTGGGTGTGCAAAGACCCGGAGCTGAGCGTCGAACTGTTTTCTTCCGTGCTCTACCGCAACAAGGGCGCGTACCTGGTGGGGCGCATCTACACCGCTGATGAGCAATGGCCGCTGGCGATTCCGCTGCTGCACCTCGAAGGTCGCGGCATCCAGATCGATGCGCTGATCACCGACGAGGCGGACGTGTCGATCATCTTCTCGTTCACCCGTTCGTACTTCATGGTCGATGTGCCGGTGCCTGCGGAGTTCATCGGCTTCCTCAAGCGCATTCTGCCGGGCAAGCACATCGCCGAGCTGTACACCTCGATTGGCTTCTACAAGCACGGCAAGTCCGAGTTCTACCGGGCATTGATCAATCACCTGGCCAGTACCGACGACCAGTTCATCATGGCCCCCGGCGTGCGCGGCATGGTCATGAGCGTGTTCACCCTGCCGGGGTTCAACACCGTGTTCAAAATCATCAAGGACCGTTTTTCGCCGTCGAAAAACGTGGACCGTGCCACGGTGATCGAGAAGTATCGCCTGGTGAAAAGCGTCGACCGCGTCGGACGCATGGCCGATACCCAGGAGTTCGCCGATTTCCGTTTCCCGCTAAGCAAATTCGACCCGGCGTGCCTGGAAGAACTGCTGGAAGTCGCGCCGTCCACGGTCTCGGTGGAAGGCGACACGGTGCTGATCCGCCACTGCTGGACCGAGCGACGCATGACCCCGCTGAACCTGTACCTGGAAAACGCCAACGAGGCGCAAGTACGCGAGGCGCTCGAAGATTACGGTCTGGCGATCAAACAACTGGCGGCAGCGAACATTTTCCCCGGCGACATGCTGCTGAAGAACTTCGGCGTCACCCGCCACGGCCGGGTGGTGTTTTATGACTACGACGAGATCTGCTTCCTGACCGAAGCCAACTTCCGCCATATCCCGCAGCCGCGGACCCCGGAAGACGAAATGGCGTCCGAGCCGTGGTATTCGATCGGGCCGCTGGATGTATTTCCCGAGGAGTTTCCGCCGTTTCTGTTTGCCGATTTCGGCCAGCGCAGGTTGTTCGATCAACTGCATGGCGAGTTGTACAACGCCGATTACTGGAAAAGCCTGCAGGAGGCGATTCGGGGGGGGAAGGTGATTGATGTGTTTCCGTATCGGCGCAAGGGCCACGATACCGAATAA
- the hrpA gene encoding ATP-dependent RNA helicase HrpA, which translates to MTDESPSIDKLLKNLDHAMLADRHRLRRQLLELRKKPDEAKLAQWVARMQASCDQVLARKASLPVIRYDDSLPIAAKRDEIKKALEKHQVLIIAGETGSGKTTQLPKICLEIGRGQHGLIGHTQPRRIAARSVASRVAEELGTPLGALVGYQVRFEDQSDSNTLIKLMTDGILLAETQNDRYLERYDTIIVDEAHERSLNIDFLLGYLKTLLPRRPDLKVIITSATIDLERFSRHFDDAPIVEVSGRTFPVDTWYRPLTLEQDEEGNRVEDDLTVDQAILATLDEIAAFERSERRSPGDVLVFLPGEREIRDAADMLRKAQLKHTEILPLYARLSPAEQQRIFQSHPGRRVVLATNVAETSLTVPGIRYVIDSGTARISRYSYRAKVQRLPIEAVSQASANQRKGRCGRVEPGICIRLYSEEDFLGRPEFTDPEILRTNLAAVILQMLHLRLGEVTAFPFIEPPDGKAISDGYNLLQELSAVDRNSQLTPLGRQLARLPVDPRMGRMLIEAARLGSLQEVLIVASAMSIQDPRERPPERQQAADQAHAQWKDTDSDFAGLVNLWRGFEEQRQALTASPLRNWCRKNFLNYLRLREWRDSHRQLSLICRDMQLSLNKEPADYPKLHKAVLVGLLSQIGQKTEDGDYLGARQRRFWIHPSSGIGKKRPQWLMTAELVETTKLYARMVAKIDADWIEPLAGHLIKKNHFEPHWEKKRGQVVAFEQITLFGLIVVGRRPVHYGPVDPGVSRELFIREALVRGEIQSRAKCLTANKQLLEQLDELEAKARRRDILADEETLYAFYDARLPAEIHQTATFDSWYRINSQKDPQLLIMREEDVLAREASEVTAQHYPDTLHIGDLELALSYHFEPNHPRDGVTLRVPAPLLPMLPPERLEWLVPGLIEAKCIALVRNLPKALRKNFVPVPDFVKAALQRMTFAEGSLPQALGRELLRMTGARVSDEAWSEAAQQVESHLRMNLEIVDAQGKFLGEGRDLAELTARFVEASQAALAVPQTAKSQQPVEPKVFAAVAEKTQQKIAGLSMTVYPALVEEGGTVKEGRFSTPAEAEFQHRRALQRLLMQQLAEPAKFLRGKLPGLTELGLLYRDMGRVDALVEDILLASLDSCILEGEDPLPRDGAGLASLAERKRSAWTEHAERVAKLTLEILKLWHGLQKRFKGKIDLAQAVALNDIKQQLSHLVYPGFVRETPMQWLKELPRYLKAIEQRFEKIGAQVQRDRVWSGELSGLWTQYQTRANKHAQEGKRDPQLELYRWWLEEYRVSLFAQQLGTKVPISDKRLSKQWTQVEP; encoded by the coding sequence ATGACCGACGAATCGCCCTCCATCGACAAACTGCTGAAAAACCTCGATCACGCCATGCTCGCCGACCGCCACCGGCTGCGGCGGCAGTTGCTTGAGCTGCGCAAGAAACCCGACGAGGCCAAGCTGGCCCAGTGGGTGGCGCGGATGCAGGCGTCCTGCGATCAGGTGCTGGCGCGCAAGGCTAGCCTGCCGGTAATCCGTTACGACGACAGCCTGCCCATCGCCGCCAAGCGCGACGAAATCAAGAAGGCGCTGGAAAAGCATCAGGTGCTGATCATCGCTGGCGAAACCGGCTCGGGTAAAACCACCCAGTTGCCGAAGATCTGCCTGGAAATCGGTCGCGGTCAACACGGCCTGATCGGCCACACCCAGCCGCGCCGGATTGCTGCGCGCAGCGTAGCCAGTCGCGTAGCCGAAGAATTGGGCACGCCATTGGGCGCCTTGGTCGGCTATCAGGTGCGGTTCGAGGATCAGAGCGATTCCAACACCCTGATCAAACTGATGACCGACGGCATTCTGCTGGCAGAAACCCAGAACGACCGCTACCTGGAACGCTACGACACGATCATCGTCGACGAAGCCCACGAACGCAGCCTCAATATCGACTTTCTGCTCGGCTACCTGAAAACCCTGTTGCCGCGTCGCCCGGACCTGAAAGTCATCATCACCTCGGCAACCATCGACCTGGAGCGGTTCTCCAGGCACTTCGACGATGCGCCGATTGTCGAGGTGTCTGGCCGCACCTTCCCGGTGGACACCTGGTATCGACCGCTGACGCTTGAGCAGGACGAAGAGGGCAACCGCGTCGAGGACGACCTGACGGTGGATCAGGCGATCCTCGCCACCCTCGATGAAATCGCCGCGTTTGAGCGCAGCGAACGCCGCAGTCCCGGTGACGTGCTGGTGTTCCTGCCGGGCGAGCGTGAAATTCGTGACGCGGCAGACATGCTGCGCAAGGCCCAGCTCAAGCACACCGAGATTCTGCCGTTGTACGCTCGACTGTCGCCGGCCGAGCAACAACGGATTTTCCAGTCCCACCCTGGGCGTCGCGTGGTGCTGGCGACCAACGTCGCGGAAACCTCGCTGACCGTGCCGGGCATCCGTTACGTGATCGACAGCGGCACCGCACGCATCAGTCGCTACAGCTACCGCGCCAAGGTCCAGCGCCTGCCCATCGAAGCGGTTTCACAAGCCAGCGCCAACCAGCGTAAGGGGCGCTGCGGACGGGTCGAACCGGGTATCTGCATCCGCCTCTACAGCGAAGAAGATTTCCTCGGGCGCCCGGAATTTACCGATCCGGAAATCCTGCGTACCAACCTCGCCGCCGTTATTTTGCAGATGCTGCACCTGCGTCTCGGCGAGGTCACCGCGTTTCCGTTCATCGAACCGCCGGATGGCAAGGCGATCAGCGACGGTTACAACCTGCTGCAGGAGCTCTCGGCAGTGGACCGCAACAGCCAGCTTACCCCGCTCGGTCGTCAGTTGGCGCGGCTGCCGGTGGACCCGCGCATGGGGCGCATGCTGATTGAAGCGGCCAGGCTTGGCAGCTTGCAGGAAGTGCTGATCGTCGCCAGCGCCATGTCGATCCAGGACCCGCGCGAGCGACCGCCGGAACGCCAGCAAGCGGCGGATCAGGCCCATGCTCAATGGAAAGACACCGATTCGGATTTCGCCGGGCTGGTCAATCTGTGGCGTGGTTTTGAAGAGCAGCGCCAGGCGCTGACGGCCAGTCCACTGCGCAATTGGTGCCGCAAGAATTTCCTCAATTACCTGCGCTTGCGTGAATGGCGTGACTCCCATCGCCAGTTGAGCCTGATCTGCCGCGACATGCAGTTGAGCCTCAATAAAGAGCCGGCGGATTACCCGAAACTGCACAAAGCGGTATTGGTGGGCCTGCTCAGCCAGATCGGCCAGAAAACTGAAGATGGCGATTACCTCGGTGCGCGTCAGCGGCGCTTCTGGATTCATCCGTCGTCGGGCATCGGCAAGAAGCGCCCGCAGTGGCTGATGACCGCCGAACTGGTGGAAACCACCAAGCTCTACGCACGTATGGTGGCGAAGATCGACGCCGACTGGATCGAACCGCTGGCCGGGCACCTGATCAAGAAAAACCACTTCGAGCCGCATTGGGAGAAGAAGCGCGGCCAGGTGGTTGCGTTCGAGCAGATCACCCTGTTCGGCTTGATCGTGGTCGGTCGTCGTCCCGTGCACTACGGCCCGGTCGACCCGGGGGTGTCCCGCGAGTTGTTTATTCGTGAAGCGCTGGTGCGTGGCGAAATTCAGTCCCGTGCCAAGTGTCTGACCGCCAACAAGCAACTGCTGGAACAACTCGACGAGCTGGAAGCCAAGGCCCGTCGCCGCGACATTCTCGCCGACGAAGAAACCCTGTATGCCTTCTACGATGCAAGGCTTCCGGCGGAGATCCACCAGACCGCGACCTTCGACAGTTGGTACCGAATCAACAGCCAGAAAGACCCGCAGCTGCTGATCATGCGCGAAGAGGACGTACTGGCCCGCGAAGCCAGTGAAGTCACCGCCCAGCATTACCCGGACACCCTGCACATCGGCGATCTGGAATTGGCCTTGAGCTACCACTTCGAACCGAACCATCCACGTGACGGCGTGACCTTGCGCGTGCCGGCACCACTGTTGCCGATGCTGCCGCCGGAGCGCCTGGAATGGCTGGTGCCGGGTTTGATCGAAGCCAAGTGCATTGCCCTGGTGCGAAACCTGCCCAAAGCCCTGCGCAAGAATTTCGTGCCGGTACCCGATTTCGTCAAAGCGGCGTTGCAGCGCATGACCTTTGCCGAGGGCTCGCTGCCCCAGGCGTTGGGCCGTGAGCTGCTGCGCATGACCGGCGCTCGTGTCAGCGATGAAGCCTGGAGCGAAGCGGCGCAGCAGGTCGAAAGCCATCTGCGGATGAACCTGGAAATCGTCGATGCACAGGGCAAGTTCCTCGGCGAGGGCCGTGATCTGGCTGAACTGACGGCCCGCTTTGTCGAAGCCAGCCAGGCTGCTTTGGCGGTACCGCAAACCGCGAAAAGCCAGCAACCGGTCGAGCCGAAAGTGTTCGCTGCCGTGGCCGAGAAAACCCAGCAGAAGATTGCCGGGCTGTCGATGACGGTTTATCCGGCCTTGGTGGAAGAGGGCGGTACGGTCAAGGAAGGCCGCTTCTCGACGCCAGCCGAAGCCGAGTTCCAGCATCGTCGTGCGTTGCAACGCCTGCTGATGCAGCAACTGGCCGAGCCTGCCAAGTTCCTGCGTGGCAAGTTACCGGGCTTGACCGAATTGGGCCTGCTGTACCGCGACATGGGACGTGTCGATGCGTTGGTGGAAGACATTCTGCTGGCCAGCCTCGACAGCTGCATTCTTGAAGGTGAAGACCCATTACCCCGTGACGGCGCCGGTTTGGCATCGCTGGCCGAGCGCAAGCGTAGCGCCTGGACCGAGCACGCCGAACGCGTGGCGAAGCTGACGCTGGAAATCCTCAAGCTGTGGCACGGTCTGCAAAAACGCTTCAAAGGCAAGATCGACCTGGCGCAAGCCGTGGCCCTGAACGACATCAAACAACAACTCAGCCATCTGGTGTATCCGGGGTTTGTCCGGGAAACGCCGATGCAGTGGCTCAAGGAATTGCCGCGTTATCTCAAAGCCATCGAACAGCGCTTCGAAAAAATCGGTGCCCAGGTGCAGCGGGACAGGGTCTGGAGCGGCGAATTGTCCGGCCTGTGGACGCAATACCAGACCCGCGCCAACAAGCATGCCCAGGAAGGCAAGCGCGATCCGCAGTTGGAACTGTATCGCTGGTGGCTCGAGGAGTACCGGGTTTCATTGTTCGCCCAGCAGTTGGGGACCAAGGTCCCGATCTCCGACAAACGCCTGAGCAAGCAGTGGACCCAGGTCGAACCCTGA
- a CDS encoding beta-ketoacyl-ACP synthase III, with amino-acid sequence MHNVVISGTGLYTPASSISNEELVQSFNTYVAQFNTDNADAIARGEVQALTESSAAFIEKASGIKSRFVMDKEGILDPQRMAPRLPERSNDEWSVLCQMAIGAAEQALQRAGKTAADIDGVIVACSNLQRAYPAIAIEVQEALGIQGFGFDMNVACSSATFGIQTAANSVKLGQARAILMVNPEVCTGHLNFRDRDSHFIFGDAATAVIIERADLATSKHQFDIVSTKLLTKFSNNIRNNFGFLNRAAEEGIGAKDKLFVQEGRKVFKEVCPMVAELIAAHLEENQLNISDVKRFWLHQANLSMNHLIVRKLLGRDATEQEAPVILDTYANTSSAGSVIAFHKNQDDLAAGSLAVLSSFGAGYSIGSVLLRKR; translated from the coding sequence ATGCATAACGTCGTCATCAGCGGCACCGGCCTGTACACCCCGGCCAGCAGCATCTCCAACGAAGAGCTGGTGCAGTCTTTCAATACCTATGTGGCGCAATTCAACACCGATAACGCCGACGCCATCGCACGTGGTGAAGTCCAGGCGTTGACCGAGTCCAGCGCAGCCTTCATCGAAAAAGCGTCCGGCATCAAGAGCCGCTTTGTCATGGACAAGGAAGGCATCCTCGACCCGCAGCGTATGGCACCGCGCCTGCCGGAGCGTTCCAACGACGAGTGGTCGGTCCTTTGCCAAATGGCCATCGGCGCTGCCGAGCAAGCCTTGCAACGTGCCGGCAAGACCGCGGCGGACATCGACGGCGTGATCGTCGCCTGCTCCAACCTGCAACGCGCTTATCCGGCGATTGCCATCGAAGTTCAGGAAGCGCTGGGCATTCAGGGCTTCGGCTTTGACATGAACGTGGCGTGCTCCTCGGCGACCTTCGGCATCCAGACCGCCGCCAACAGCGTGAAGCTGGGCCAGGCCCGGGCGATCCTGATGGTCAACCCTGAAGTTTGCACTGGTCACCTGAACTTCCGTGACCGCGACAGCCACTTCATCTTCGGCGATGCGGCCACTGCCGTGATCATCGAGCGTGCTGACCTTGCGACGTCCAAGCATCAGTTCGATATTGTCAGCACCAAGTTGCTGACCAAGTTCTCCAACAACATCCGCAACAACTTCGGCTTCCTCAACCGCGCGGCGGAAGAGGGCATCGGTGCCAAGGACAAATTGTTCGTGCAGGAAGGCCGCAAGGTGTTCAAGGAAGTCTGCCCAATGGTGGCCGAGCTGATCGCGGCGCATCTGGAAGAAAACCAGCTCAACATCAGTGACGTGAAGCGTTTCTGGCTGCACCAGGCCAACCTGAGCATGAATCACCTGATCGTCAGGAAACTGCTCGGCCGCGACGCCACCGAACAGGAAGCGCCGGTGATTCTCGACACCTACGCCAACACCAGCTCCGCAGGTTCGGTGATTGCGTTCCACAAGAACCAGGATGATCTGGCTGCCGGCTCGCTGGCGGTGCTCAGCTCGTTCGGCGCCGGATACTCGATTGGTAGCGTGTTGCTGCGCAAGCGCTGA